In Hydractinia symbiolongicarpus strain clone_291-10 chromosome 4, HSymV2.1, whole genome shotgun sequence, the following proteins share a genomic window:
- the LOC130641250 gene encoding sodium-dependent neutral amino acid transporter B(0)AT2-like isoform X2, with amino-acid sequence MSRERSSSQPSHFNGNDICERQISAVSTESKEDGPRWGNRRQFILSCIGYTVGLGNFWRFPWLVKEYGGGAFLIAYILFFVLVGVPVVYLELAVGRLMRTHTIQTWKKVSNYAAGIGMTSILVSFMICTYYIVVVAWCFLYFISSFQYPLPWSSCPMETSGNVSRMNIECNISDPVTYHWFRIKLDISESISEGWTLHGGVTISYVFIWVVLILSLYKGIESAGKVVYFTAIFPYVALVILLLRGFFLEGAIDVGLHHFITPKASSGSGLAFIAFSESIIHLPGSPFFSVMFFLLLVALGTDSMFGMIEVIVSALRMNVRLRKMAKAIPLFLVCAPLFLIGFTMTTRAGSYVMDIILVYGTDFPLLIVAVCEVMALSYIYGVNKFTKKLEKTNKQKLQGFFKISWRIISPVIIICVVGLRIYTYISTQNVFTAWNGALGKTIEIPYTLWSTTMSILLCICALLPLPLGVIYGVREQYRIKCNSLELQEISV; translated from the exons ATGAGCAGAGAAAGAAGTAGTTCCCAGCCTTCCCACTTCAATGGAAATGATATTTGCGAAAGACAAATTTCCGCTGTTTCCACAGAAAGCAAGGAAGATGGTCCCAGATGGGGGAATCGCCGGCAGTTTATTCTTAGTTGCATTGGTTACACAGTTGGACTAGGCAACTTTTGGAGATTCCCGTGGTTGGTTAAAGAATATGGCGGAG GAGCATTTTTGATTGCATATATTCTTTTCTTCGTATTGGTGGGAGTACCGGTTGTTTACTTGGAGCTAGCCGTTGGGCGGTTGATGAGAACCCATACGATTCAAACATGGAAGAAAGTTTCAAATTATGCTGCCGGTATCGGCATGACCAGTATCTTGGTGTCTTTTATGATATGTACCTACTACATCGTGGTGGTAGCCTGGTGCTTCCTGTATTTCATTTCATCGTTCCAGTATCCTCTACCATGGTCGTCCTGTCCCAT GGAAACATCAGGCAACGTTTCAAGAATGAACATCGAATGTAATATCTCTGATCCAGTCACTTATCATTGGTTTCGAATTAAATTAGACATTTCAGAATCAATCAGTGAAGGTTGGACACTACACGGGGGCGTCACAATAAGTTATGTATTCATATGGGTTGTATTGATCTTATCTTTGTATAAAGGAATTGAGTCTGCAGGAAAG GTAGTTTATTTTACGGCAATTTTTCCATATGTTGCGTTGGTAATATTGCTTCTGCGAGGATTCTTCTTGGAAGGTGCAATTGATGTTGGATTGCATCATTTCATCACACCCAAG GCTTCATCTGGATCTGGTCTGGCATTTATCGCTTTCTCAGAATCCATTATTCATTTGCCGGGCTCGCCTTTCTTCTCCGTCATGTTCTTTCTTTTACTAGTTGCCTTGGGAACAGATAGTATGTTTGGCATGATTGAAGTGATTGTGAGTGCACTGCGCATGAATGTAAGGCTAAGAAAAATGGCTAAGGCGATACCGCTAT TTTTAGTTTGTGCGCCATTATTTTTAATCGGCTTTACCATGACAACAAGAGCTGGTTCATACGTCATGGATATCATCCTGGTGTATGGCACTGATTTTCCGTTACTAATAGTAGCAGTATGTGAAGTGATGGCATTGTCCTACATCTACGGTGTAAACAA ATTTACAAAGAAACTAGAAAAAACCAACAAACAGAAATTACAgggtttctttaaaatttcatgGCGCATAATCTCTCCTGTAATTATAATTTGTGTGGTGGGTTTACGAATATACACGTACATATCTACACAGAACGTATTTACCGCGTGGAATGGAGCTCTG GGAAAAACAATAGAGATTCCGTACACGCTGTGGTCGACTACCATGTCGATCCTACTGTGCATATGTGCGCTGCTACCTTTACCACTTGGTGTGATATACGGTGTAAGAGAACAGTACAGGATAAAATGCAATTCGTTGGAATTACAAGAAATATCTGTATGA
- the LOC130641250 gene encoding sodium-dependent neutral amino acid transporter B(0)AT2-like isoform X1 — protein MSRERSSSQPSHFNGNDICERQISAVSTESKEDGPRWGNRRQFILSCIGYTVGLGNFWRFPWLVKEYGGGAFLIAYILFFVLVGVPVVYLELAVGRLMRTHTIQTWKKVSNYAAGIGMTSILVSFMICTYYIVVVAWCFLYFISSFQYPLPWSSCPMETSGNVSRMNIECNISDPVTYHWFRIKLDISESISEGWTLHGGVTISYVFIWVVLILSLYKGIESAGKVVYFTAIFPYVALVILLLRGFFLEGAIDVGLHHFITPKWSVLLEVDTWYNAVTQIIYSMGISLGVWVTYSSFCPPEQNILTDTLIISFADIGSSILGALVIFQILGFRATRKFEECMSVGSGKRLNKHGNHPSNRSQCSKEYFMGQASSGSGLAFIAFSESIIHLPGSPFFSVMFFLLLVALGTDSMFGMIEVIVSALRMNVRLRKMAKAIPLFLVCAPLFLIGFTMTTRAGSYVMDIILVYGTDFPLLIVAVCEVMALSYIYGVNKFTKKLEKTNKQKLQGFFKISWRIISPVIIICVVGLRIYTYISTQNVFTAWNGALGKTIEIPYTLWSTTMSILLCICALLPLPLGVIYGVREQYRIKCNSLELQEISV, from the exons ATGAGCAGAGAAAGAAGTAGTTCCCAGCCTTCCCACTTCAATGGAAATGATATTTGCGAAAGACAAATTTCCGCTGTTTCCACAGAAAGCAAGGAAGATGGTCCCAGATGGGGGAATCGCCGGCAGTTTATTCTTAGTTGCATTGGTTACACAGTTGGACTAGGCAACTTTTGGAGATTCCCGTGGTTGGTTAAAGAATATGGCGGAG GAGCATTTTTGATTGCATATATTCTTTTCTTCGTATTGGTGGGAGTACCGGTTGTTTACTTGGAGCTAGCCGTTGGGCGGTTGATGAGAACCCATACGATTCAAACATGGAAGAAAGTTTCAAATTATGCTGCCGGTATCGGCATGACCAGTATCTTGGTGTCTTTTATGATATGTACCTACTACATCGTGGTGGTAGCCTGGTGCTTCCTGTATTTCATTTCATCGTTCCAGTATCCTCTACCATGGTCGTCCTGTCCCAT GGAAACATCAGGCAACGTTTCAAGAATGAACATCGAATGTAATATCTCTGATCCAGTCACTTATCATTGGTTTCGAATTAAATTAGACATTTCAGAATCAATCAGTGAAGGTTGGACACTACACGGGGGCGTCACAATAAGTTATGTATTCATATGGGTTGTATTGATCTTATCTTTGTATAAAGGAATTGAGTCTGCAGGAAAG GTAGTTTATTTTACGGCAATTTTTCCATATGTTGCGTTGGTAATATTGCTTCTGCGAGGATTCTTCTTGGAAGGTGCAATTGATGTTGGATTGCATCATTTCATCACACCCAAG TGGTCAGTTTTACTGGAAGTTGACACGTGGTACAACGCTGTTACACAAATTATTTACTCCATGGGAATCTCCCTCGgtgtttgggtcacatactcaaGTTTTTGTCCACCAGAACAAAACATCCTAACAGATACACTCATCATATCATTTGCAGACATTGGATCCTCTATCTTAGGAGCATTGGTTATATTTCAAATTCTCGGGTTTAG GGCGACCAGGAAGTTTGAAGAATGCATGTCTGTTGGTAGTGGTAAACGTCTGAACAAACATGGAAACCACCCATCAAATCGTTCTCAGTGTTCGAAAGAATATTTCATGGGACAG GCTTCATCTGGATCTGGTCTGGCATTTATCGCTTTCTCAGAATCCATTATTCATTTGCCGGGCTCGCCTTTCTTCTCCGTCATGTTCTTTCTTTTACTAGTTGCCTTGGGAACAGATAGTATGTTTGGCATGATTGAAGTGATTGTGAGTGCACTGCGCATGAATGTAAGGCTAAGAAAAATGGCTAAGGCGATACCGCTAT TTTTAGTTTGTGCGCCATTATTTTTAATCGGCTTTACCATGACAACAAGAGCTGGTTCATACGTCATGGATATCATCCTGGTGTATGGCACTGATTTTCCGTTACTAATAGTAGCAGTATGTGAAGTGATGGCATTGTCCTACATCTACGGTGTAAACAA ATTTACAAAGAAACTAGAAAAAACCAACAAACAGAAATTACAgggtttctttaaaatttcatgGCGCATAATCTCTCCTGTAATTATAATTTGTGTGGTGGGTTTACGAATATACACGTACATATCTACACAGAACGTATTTACCGCGTGGAATGGAGCTCTG GGAAAAACAATAGAGATTCCGTACACGCTGTGGTCGACTACCATGTCGATCCTACTGTGCATATGTGCGCTGCTACCTTTACCACTTGGTGTGATATACGGTGTAAGAGAACAGTACAGGATAAAATGCAATTCGTTGGAATTACAAGAAATATCTGTATGA